One region of Gorilla gorilla gorilla isolate KB3781 chromosome 15, NHGRI_mGorGor1-v2.1_pri, whole genome shotgun sequence genomic DNA includes:
- the PLEKHH1 gene encoding pleckstrin homology domain-containing family H member 1 isoform X1 — MAELKVEAPASVDWQKRCLTLETQLFRFRLQASKIRELLADKQMQELEQRLLEAEQRAENAETQVGVMEEKVKLSNLKNVDSEGSLHRKYQELLKAIKGKDELISQLEAQLEKQKQMRAEEAKTVQEKAAKIKEWVTLKLAELEMENQHLKSHNQRLVEQVGSLQDALEAIQIAPSWKLLVPPHGAAEQDSVPSEPGIQPMGQDSGSQAQGLKAAVLAPSPGALQNKDSVSEAASPLEDSSSSTVHSGETVEAKPLQPHLGRESPPHQPCMKLLTFRCSSASWGEGLVTAQRGMLPGTKTSAREGGPGSSLTLPKVRAPGTPRDSIQLAKRHHSQPQVGHGHFGRVVNIETEAFSALHPSGLPELESRARSREEPEKMEMEEPPPAGKNEERESPKVLGAELEEAELGNKPPTPPLHQFSSWESRIYAVATSGMRLSDVSPRSNTACCASSPPALVSPGSFSGLVYKNVTVPVYTALKGRATQISNMPFMDESSGSDDDCSSQASFRISVPSSESRKTSGLGSPRAIKRGVSMSSLSSEGDYAIPPDACSLDSDYSEPEHKLQRTSSYSTDGLGLGGESLEKSGYLLKMGSQVKTWKRRWFVLRQGQILYYKSPSDVIRKPQGQVDLNSRCQIVRGEGSQTFQLISEKKTYYLTADSPSLLEEWIRVLQSLLKVQATGPPALLRGGTKPTVKGWLTKVKHGHSKVVWCALVGKTFYYYRSHEDKRPLGCLPVRDARIEEVDRSCDSDEDYEAGGTRQLLSSHCTLVIHPTEHSPTYLLIGTKHEKDTWLYHLTVAAGGSSAKVGTAYEQLIGKLMDGEGDPDSPLWRHPMLCYSKDGLYASLTTLPSEALQTEALKLFKSCQLFINVPVEAASVDYHVSLAQTALQVCLVHPELQSEIYCQLMKQTSCRPPQKYSLMQCWQLLALCAPLFLPQHHFLWYVKQQLQRHADPRSETGQYATYCQRAVERTLRTGEREARPSRMEVVSILLRNPFHHSLPFSIPVHFTNGTYQVVGFDGSSTVDEFLQRLNQEIGMRKPSHSGFALFTDDPSGRDLEHCLQGSVKICDAISKWEQAMKELHPGKSEGGTRVVKLMYKNRLYFRSQVKGETDRERLLLASQTSREIVAGRFPVNKELALEMAALMAQVEYGDLEKPALPGPGGTSPAKAQHLLQQVLDRFYPRRYRHGAPPEQLRHLADMLTTKWATLQGCSPPECIRIYLTVARKWPFFGAKLFAAQPAQLSSKENALVWIAVNEDGVSILDHNTMQVHITYPYSSVTTFGGCRDDFMLVIRSIPDKSSGKSHIEKLIFRMAAPKIAEATFIMASYMNHCTTTVNPPTNPPGACQLWELDGRQFFSSVPCATKGPTLL; from the exons ATGGCAGAACTCAAGGTGGAGGCGCCGGCCAGCGTAGACTGGCAGAAACGCTGCCTGACCCTGGAAACTCAGCTTTTCCGGTTCCGCCTACAGGCCAGCAAGATAAGGGAGCTGCTGGCTGACAAG CAGATGCAGGAGCTGGAGCAGAGGCTGCTGGAGGCAGAGCAGAGAGCAGAGAACGCCGAGACCCAG GTGGGTGTCATGGAAGAGAAGGTAAAACTGTCCAATCTGAAGAATGTGGACTCTGAGGGGAGCCTGCACCGGAAATACCAAGAATTGCTGAAAGCCATAAAGGGCAAAGATGAGCTCATCAGCCAGCTAGAGGCTCAGCTGGAGAAGCAG AAGCAGatgagggcagaggaagcaaaaaCTGTTCAAGAAAAAGCTGCAAAGATCAAGGAATGGGTGACACTCAAGTTGGCAGAG ctTGAGATGGAGAATCAGCATCTGAAAAGCCATAATCAGCGCCTGGTGGAGCAGGTGGGATCCCTTCAAGATGCGCTAGAAG CTATTCAGATAGCTCCTTCGTGGAAGCTGCTGGTGCCCCCCCACGGAGCTGCAGAGCAGGATTCTGTCCCTTCAGAGCCGGGAATCCAGCCTATGGGCCAGGACAGTGGCTCCCAGGCCCAGGGTCTGAAGGCAGCTGTGCTTGCACCTTCCCCAGGTGCCCTGCAGAACAAGGACTCTGTTTCTGAAGCAGCAAGCCCCTTGGAGGATTCTAGTTCCAGCACGGTCCATTCTGGGGAAACAGTAGAGGCCAAGCCCCTTCAACCTCATCTGGGAAGAGAGAGCCCTCCCCACCAGCCATGCATGAAGCTTCTTACCTTCAGATGTAGTTCAGCTTCCTGGGGTGAGGGTCTGGTTACTGCTCAGAGAGGGATGCTCCCTGGGACAAAGACCTCTGCCAGGGAAGGTGGTCCTGGCAGCAGTCTGACCCTACCAAAGGTGCGGGCTCCTGGCACCCCGCGGGACAGCATCCAGTTGGCCAAAAGGCACCACAGCCAGCCCCAGGTGGGCCATGGGCACTTTGGCCGTGTGGTGAACATTGAGACTGAGGCCTTCTCAGCCCTCCACCCCTCTGGCCTTCCTGAGCTGGAGTCCCGAGCTAGGTCCCGGGAGGAACCAGAGAAGATGGAGATGGAGGAGCCACCCCCAGCAGGGAAGAATGAGGAAAGAGAGAGCCCGAAGGTCCTTGGAGCTGAGCTGGAGGAAGCGGAGCTGGGTAACAAGCCACCTACACCCCCGCTGCACCAGTTTTCATCCTGG GAGAGCCGGATCTATGCTGTGGCCACATCGGGCATGCGGCTCTCAGATGTGTCTCCCAGAAGTAATACTGCATGCTGCG CTTCAAGCCCTCCTGCCCTTGTTTCCCctgggtctttctctggcctgGTCTACAAGAATGTCACTGTGCCTGTCTACACAGCACTGAAGGGG AGAGCCACACAGATCAGCAACATGCCCTTTATGGACGAGTCCTCTGGGTCTGACGATGACTGCAGCTCTCAGGCGAGTTTCCGAATCTCCGTCCCCTCCTCTGAGTCCAGGAAGACCAGCGGACTAGGCAGCCCCCGGGCCATCAAGAGAG GCGTCTCCATGTCCTCACTGAGCTCCGAGGGTGACTATGCCATCCCCCCGGACGCCTGCTCACTGGACAGTGACTACTCAGAGCCTGAGCACAAACTGCAGCGCACCTCATCCTACTCCACCGACGGGCTGGGCCTGGGCGGG GAGTCACTGGAGAAGTCGGGCTACCTGCTGAAAATGGGGAGCCAGGTGAAGACGTGGAAGAGGCGCTGGTTTGTCCTGAGACAGGGACAGATTTTGTACTACAAGTCCCCG AGTGATGTCATCCGGAAACCTCAAGGCCAAGTGGATCTGAACTCTCGCTGCCAAATTGTTCGAGGGGAGGGTTCACAGACGTTTCAG CTCATCTCTGAGAAGAAAACCTACTACCTGACGGCCGATTCACCCAGCCTGCTGGAGGAGTGGATCCGAGTACTCCAGAGCCTGCTGAAGGTGCAGGCCACCGGGCCTCCAGCTCTGCTTCGGGGTGGCACCAAGCCCACCGTGAAGGGCTGGCTGACCAAG GTAAAGCATGGCCACTCCAAGGTGGTCTGGTGCGCTCTTGTTGGGAAAACCTTCTACTACTATCGGAGCCATGAGGACAAG CGACCCCTGGGCTGCCTGCCTGTGCGGGATGCGCGCATAGAGGAAGTAGATCGATCCTGTGACTCAGACGAGGACTATGAGGCTGGAGGAACCAGACAGTTGCTTTCCTCCCACTGCACCCTGGTGATCCACCCCACAGAGCACAGCCCCACCTACCTCCTCATTGGCACCAAGCATGAAAAG GATACGTGGCTCTACCACCTCACAGTGGCTGCAGGTGGCAGCAGTGCCAAGGTGGGCACTGCCTATGAGCAGCTCATTGGAAAACTGATGGATGGTGAAGGAGATCCAG ATTCACCGCTCTGGAGGCACCCCATGCTGTGCTACAGCAAAGACGGCCTATACGCCTCCCTCACCACTCTGCCCTCTGAGGCCTTGCAGACGGAGGCCCTCAAGCTCTTCAAG TCCTGCCAGCTCTTCATCAACGTGCCGGTGGAAGCTGCCTCGGTGGACTACCATGTGTCCCTGGCCCAGACCGCACTGCAGGTCTGCCTGGTTCACCCCGAGCTGCAGAGTGAGATCTACTGCCAACTCATGAAGCAGACCAGCTGCCGCCCACCTCAGAAGTACTCCCTCATGCAG TGCTGGCAGCTCCTCGCTCTGTGTGCTCcacttttcctgcctcagcatcacTTCCTCTGGTATGTCAAGCAGCAGCTCCAACGCCATGCAGATCCCAG AAGTGAAACTGGCCAGTATGCCACCTACTGCCAGCGGGCAGTGGAGCGGACACTGCGGACCGGGGAACGGGAAGCCAGGCCGTCGCGCATGGAAGTGGTGTCCATCCTGCTGCGTAACCCCTTCCACCACTCCTTGCCCTTCAGCATCCCCGTGCACTTTACCAACGGGACTTACCAG GTGGTTGGTTTTGACGGCTCTTCCACGGTTGATGAGTTCCTCCAGCGGCTGAACCAGGAGATAGGCATGAGAAAGCCATCCCACTCTGGCTTTGCCCTCTTCACGGACGATCCCTCGGGCAGGGACCTGGAGCACTGCCTGCAGGGAAGTGTCAAG ATCTGTGATGCCATCTCCAAGTGGGAACAAGCCATGAAGGAGCTGCACCCCGGAAAGTCTGAGGGTGGGACACGCGTCGTGAAGCTGATGTACAAGAACAG GCTGTACTTTCGCAGTCAAGTCAAAGGGGAGACGGACCGAGAACGGCTGCTCCTTGCCTCTCAAACTAGTAGAGAGATAGTGGCAGGGAGGTTTCCTGTCAACAAGGAATTGGCTCTTGAGATGGCTGCCCTGATGGCCCAG GTAGAATATGGGGACTTGGAGAAGCCTGCCCTGCCAGGCCCTGGAGGCACATCCCCTGCCAAGGCTCAGCATCTTCTCCAGCAGGTCCTAGACAGGTTCTACCCCAGGCGCTATAGACATGGGGCCCCCCCTGAACAGCTGAG GCACCTGGCAGATATGTTGACCACAAAATGGGCAACATTGCAAGGATGCTCCCCTCCTGAGTGCATCCGCATCTACCTGACAGTGGCCAGGAAATGGCCTTTCTTTGGTGCTAAACTTTTTGCTGCTCAG CCTGCCCAGCTGTCTTCCAAGGAGAACGCTCTGGTGTGGATTGCTGTGAATGAGGATGGCGTCAGCATCCTGGACCACAACACTATG CAAGTGCACATCACTTACCCCTACTCTTCAGTGACAACCTTTGGTGGCTGCAGGGATGACTTCATGCTTGTGATTAGATCTATCCCAGACAAGAGCTCTGGAAAAAGCCACATTGAGAAGTTGATCTTCCGGATGGCTGCTCCCAAG ATTGCAGAAGCTACCTTCATCATGGCCAGCTATATGAACCATTGCACTACAACTGTGAACCCCCCCACCAACCCACCCGGAGCCTGCCAGCTGTGGGAACTGGATGGACGACAGTTCTTTTCTTCTGTTCCCTGTGCTACCAAGGGGCCAACGTTGCTGTGA
- the PLEKHH1 gene encoding pleckstrin homology domain-containing family H member 1 isoform X4: protein MAELKVEAPASVDWQKRCLTLETQLFRFRLQASKIRELLADKQMQELEQRLLEAEQRAENAETQVGVMEEKVKLSNLKNVDSEGSLHRKYQELLKAIKGKDELISQLEAQLEKQKQMRAEEAKTVQEKAAKIKEWVTLKLAELEMENQHLKSHNQRLVEQVGSLQDALEAIQIAPSWKLLVPPHGAAEQDSVPSEPGIQPMGQDSGSQAQGLKAAVLAPSPGALQNKDSVSEAASPLEDSSSSTVHSGETVEAKPLQPHLGRESPPHQPCMKLLTFRCSSASWGEGLVTAQRGMLPGTKTSAREGGPGSSLTLPKVRAPGTPRDSIQLAKRHHSQPQVGHGHFGRVVNIETEAFSALHPSGLPELESRARSREEPEKMEMEEPPPAGKNEERESPKVLGAELEEAELGNKPPTPPLHQFSSWESRIYAVATSGMRLSDVSPRSNTACCASSPPALVSPGSFSGLVYKNVTVPVYTALKGRATQISNMPFMDESSGSDDDCSSQASFRISVPSSESRKTSGLGSPRAIKRGVSMSSLSSEGDYAIPPDACSLDSDYSEPEHKLQRTSSYSTDGLGLGGESLEKSGYLLKMGSQVKTWKRRWFVLRQGQILYYKSPSDVIRKPQGQVDLNSRCQIVRGEGSQTFQLISEKKTYYLTADSPSLLEEWIRVLQSLLKVQATGPPALLRGGTKPTVKGWLTKVKHGHSKVVWCALVGKTFYYYRSHEDKRPLGCLPVRDARIEEVDRSCDSDEDYEAGGTRQLLSSHCTLVIHPTEHSPTYLLIGTKHEKDTWLYHLTVAAGGSSAKVGTAYEQLIGKLMDGEGDPDSPLWRHPMLCYSKDGLYASLTTLPSEALQTEALKLFKSCQLFINVPVEAASVDYHVSLAQTALQVCLVHPELQSEIYCQLMKQTSCRPPQKYSLMQCWQLLALCAPLFLPQHHFLWYVKQQLQRHADPRSETGQYATYCQRAVERTLRTGEREARPSRMEVVSILLRNPFHHSLPFSIPVHFTNGTYQVVGFDGSSTVDEFLQRLNQEIGMRKPSHSGFALFTDDPSGRDLEHCLQGSVKICDAISKWEQAMKELHPGKSEGGTRVVKLMYKNRLYFRSQVKGETDRERLLLASQTSREIVAGRFPVNKELALEMAALMAQVEYGDLEKPALPGPGGTSPAKAQHLLQQVLDRFYPRRYRHGAPPEQLSLPSCLPRRTLWCGLL from the exons ATGGCAGAACTCAAGGTGGAGGCGCCGGCCAGCGTAGACTGGCAGAAACGCTGCCTGACCCTGGAAACTCAGCTTTTCCGGTTCCGCCTACAGGCCAGCAAGATAAGGGAGCTGCTGGCTGACAAG CAGATGCAGGAGCTGGAGCAGAGGCTGCTGGAGGCAGAGCAGAGAGCAGAGAACGCCGAGACCCAG GTGGGTGTCATGGAAGAGAAGGTAAAACTGTCCAATCTGAAGAATGTGGACTCTGAGGGGAGCCTGCACCGGAAATACCAAGAATTGCTGAAAGCCATAAAGGGCAAAGATGAGCTCATCAGCCAGCTAGAGGCTCAGCTGGAGAAGCAG AAGCAGatgagggcagaggaagcaaaaaCTGTTCAAGAAAAAGCTGCAAAGATCAAGGAATGGGTGACACTCAAGTTGGCAGAG ctTGAGATGGAGAATCAGCATCTGAAAAGCCATAATCAGCGCCTGGTGGAGCAGGTGGGATCCCTTCAAGATGCGCTAGAAG CTATTCAGATAGCTCCTTCGTGGAAGCTGCTGGTGCCCCCCCACGGAGCTGCAGAGCAGGATTCTGTCCCTTCAGAGCCGGGAATCCAGCCTATGGGCCAGGACAGTGGCTCCCAGGCCCAGGGTCTGAAGGCAGCTGTGCTTGCACCTTCCCCAGGTGCCCTGCAGAACAAGGACTCTGTTTCTGAAGCAGCAAGCCCCTTGGAGGATTCTAGTTCCAGCACGGTCCATTCTGGGGAAACAGTAGAGGCCAAGCCCCTTCAACCTCATCTGGGAAGAGAGAGCCCTCCCCACCAGCCATGCATGAAGCTTCTTACCTTCAGATGTAGTTCAGCTTCCTGGGGTGAGGGTCTGGTTACTGCTCAGAGAGGGATGCTCCCTGGGACAAAGACCTCTGCCAGGGAAGGTGGTCCTGGCAGCAGTCTGACCCTACCAAAGGTGCGGGCTCCTGGCACCCCGCGGGACAGCATCCAGTTGGCCAAAAGGCACCACAGCCAGCCCCAGGTGGGCCATGGGCACTTTGGCCGTGTGGTGAACATTGAGACTGAGGCCTTCTCAGCCCTCCACCCCTCTGGCCTTCCTGAGCTGGAGTCCCGAGCTAGGTCCCGGGAGGAACCAGAGAAGATGGAGATGGAGGAGCCACCCCCAGCAGGGAAGAATGAGGAAAGAGAGAGCCCGAAGGTCCTTGGAGCTGAGCTGGAGGAAGCGGAGCTGGGTAACAAGCCACCTACACCCCCGCTGCACCAGTTTTCATCCTGG GAGAGCCGGATCTATGCTGTGGCCACATCGGGCATGCGGCTCTCAGATGTGTCTCCCAGAAGTAATACTGCATGCTGCG CTTCAAGCCCTCCTGCCCTTGTTTCCCctgggtctttctctggcctgGTCTACAAGAATGTCACTGTGCCTGTCTACACAGCACTGAAGGGG AGAGCCACACAGATCAGCAACATGCCCTTTATGGACGAGTCCTCTGGGTCTGACGATGACTGCAGCTCTCAGGCGAGTTTCCGAATCTCCGTCCCCTCCTCTGAGTCCAGGAAGACCAGCGGACTAGGCAGCCCCCGGGCCATCAAGAGAG GCGTCTCCATGTCCTCACTGAGCTCCGAGGGTGACTATGCCATCCCCCCGGACGCCTGCTCACTGGACAGTGACTACTCAGAGCCTGAGCACAAACTGCAGCGCACCTCATCCTACTCCACCGACGGGCTGGGCCTGGGCGGG GAGTCACTGGAGAAGTCGGGCTACCTGCTGAAAATGGGGAGCCAGGTGAAGACGTGGAAGAGGCGCTGGTTTGTCCTGAGACAGGGACAGATTTTGTACTACAAGTCCCCG AGTGATGTCATCCGGAAACCTCAAGGCCAAGTGGATCTGAACTCTCGCTGCCAAATTGTTCGAGGGGAGGGTTCACAGACGTTTCAG CTCATCTCTGAGAAGAAAACCTACTACCTGACGGCCGATTCACCCAGCCTGCTGGAGGAGTGGATCCGAGTACTCCAGAGCCTGCTGAAGGTGCAGGCCACCGGGCCTCCAGCTCTGCTTCGGGGTGGCACCAAGCCCACCGTGAAGGGCTGGCTGACCAAG GTAAAGCATGGCCACTCCAAGGTGGTCTGGTGCGCTCTTGTTGGGAAAACCTTCTACTACTATCGGAGCCATGAGGACAAG CGACCCCTGGGCTGCCTGCCTGTGCGGGATGCGCGCATAGAGGAAGTAGATCGATCCTGTGACTCAGACGAGGACTATGAGGCTGGAGGAACCAGACAGTTGCTTTCCTCCCACTGCACCCTGGTGATCCACCCCACAGAGCACAGCCCCACCTACCTCCTCATTGGCACCAAGCATGAAAAG GATACGTGGCTCTACCACCTCACAGTGGCTGCAGGTGGCAGCAGTGCCAAGGTGGGCACTGCCTATGAGCAGCTCATTGGAAAACTGATGGATGGTGAAGGAGATCCAG ATTCACCGCTCTGGAGGCACCCCATGCTGTGCTACAGCAAAGACGGCCTATACGCCTCCCTCACCACTCTGCCCTCTGAGGCCTTGCAGACGGAGGCCCTCAAGCTCTTCAAG TCCTGCCAGCTCTTCATCAACGTGCCGGTGGAAGCTGCCTCGGTGGACTACCATGTGTCCCTGGCCCAGACCGCACTGCAGGTCTGCCTGGTTCACCCCGAGCTGCAGAGTGAGATCTACTGCCAACTCATGAAGCAGACCAGCTGCCGCCCACCTCAGAAGTACTCCCTCATGCAG TGCTGGCAGCTCCTCGCTCTGTGTGCTCcacttttcctgcctcagcatcacTTCCTCTGGTATGTCAAGCAGCAGCTCCAACGCCATGCAGATCCCAG AAGTGAAACTGGCCAGTATGCCACCTACTGCCAGCGGGCAGTGGAGCGGACACTGCGGACCGGGGAACGGGAAGCCAGGCCGTCGCGCATGGAAGTGGTGTCCATCCTGCTGCGTAACCCCTTCCACCACTCCTTGCCCTTCAGCATCCCCGTGCACTTTACCAACGGGACTTACCAG GTGGTTGGTTTTGACGGCTCTTCCACGGTTGATGAGTTCCTCCAGCGGCTGAACCAGGAGATAGGCATGAGAAAGCCATCCCACTCTGGCTTTGCCCTCTTCACGGACGATCCCTCGGGCAGGGACCTGGAGCACTGCCTGCAGGGAAGTGTCAAG ATCTGTGATGCCATCTCCAAGTGGGAACAAGCCATGAAGGAGCTGCACCCCGGAAAGTCTGAGGGTGGGACACGCGTCGTGAAGCTGATGTACAAGAACAG GCTGTACTTTCGCAGTCAAGTCAAAGGGGAGACGGACCGAGAACGGCTGCTCCTTGCCTCTCAAACTAGTAGAGAGATAGTGGCAGGGAGGTTTCCTGTCAACAAGGAATTGGCTCTTGAGATGGCTGCCCTGATGGCCCAG GTAGAATATGGGGACTTGGAGAAGCCTGCCCTGCCAGGCCCTGGAGGCACATCCCCTGCCAAGGCTCAGCATCTTCTCCAGCAGGTCCTAGACAGGTTCTACCCCAGGCGCTATAGACATGGGGCCCCCCCTGAACAGCTGAG CCTGCCCAGCTGTCTTCCAAGGAGAACGCTCTGGTGTGGATTGCTGTGA